GCGAACATGGTGGTGAATAAAATTTGTACAGTCTTCAATTAGGCTAAACGCTAATTTTTCAAGAATGCAGATTCAAATATAGGCAAATCCTATCCTTAAATTTAATGCTCGCTTAACGACAGGGAATTACCTAAGAACCGGATTATAAATCCTACGGTAATATTTTCGAGATTACAAATCTCGAATAGCGCGAATCAAACCCAATTTCCGAGTTTACTAAAATTGGATTCCGGGGTCATTTCGACGAGCAAACGTAGATGTTATATTATTCGAAAATGCTGATGCGAGGGGAAATCTCTTTTGAAGTCAGATGGCTAAAGTATGAAATCTAAAACCTGAACCTCATACGCTTGGCCAGAATTAGACTCAGTCGCAGATGGACAAGTTGAAAATTTAAAATGTAAAGTTTAAAGTTGCCGTTTTAGGTACTTTTACATTCGGAATTCAAAATTTTGGAGGTTGGGAAGTCGGAAGTCAGTTGTCTGTTGTCAGTTTTCGGTTGTCAGTCGCCTGGCCTGAGCTTGTCGAAGGGTAGGAAGCCTGTCACGCTGAGCGGAGTCGAAGCGTTTTAGTCCCTATTCGCTAGGGTGGCAGAGATGGAAGTCTGGAAGCAGGCTGAAGGCCTGCCTTGTTGTAGCCTAGGGTAAGGAGGCACGACGCAACCCTGGGTTCAAAGTAGAACGATTCCCCCAGCGCTGGCCCGGGATCCTGATTCGGAGACGGCATTGTCATGCCAGCAAGATGGAAAAGTTGAAAGTTTAAAATGTAAAGTTTAAAGTTGCCGTTTTAGGTACTTTGACATTCGGAATTCAATATTTTGGAGGTCGGGTATCAAATGTCGGGAAGTTTGGTAGTTAGGAAGTGGGAAATTGTAAGTATGGAGATAAAGATGACTCTCCAGTATCAGGTTTAGATTGTCTTTCAGCTATATAGGCAGATTCAGGATTTTGGGACCTTGGATCGACTGTCGGAGACGAATAGGTTTTTACCTGACCCTGAAGGGGTCAAATTATTAATAGCCCAGGGTAAGGAGGTACGACGCAACCCTGGGTAAAAAATCGCAATTTATCACCAGCGCTGGCCCGGGATCCTGATTCGGAGACGGAGGCGTTTTGCCAGCAAGAATACGGGAGAACCAGATTGGACAACTATTTTTATTCAATCGACAACTTCTCAGTTGACCGTTATGGCTTAACTTAAAAATTCCTCTCTCGATACTTTTGAGACCAAAAGTATCCAAAAGTCTTCGTCGCGGCAAAGCTTCCACCGCACATCCCAACAGCCCGGCCCGCTGCCGCGACAGCCCACCGCGCAGTCCAAGTGACGACTACATTTTAATAATACTTTAAATAGCGATAGGTGACAAAACCCAATCCCATTCCTAAAAGCACATAATAATTAGATGAACTTATTTTTACCTAACCCTGAAGTCGAAGGGTAGGAAGCCTGTCACGCTGAGCGGAGTCGAAGCGTTTTAGTCCCTATTCGCTAACTGATTCTAAGGAAATATATTATTGTTCAAAATCCAGTTTCTGGTTCTCGATAGGTGTTTGGGAATAACTAAAAGAAAATCAGCCTCATAGGGGCGGTTCATATTAGTGCCTAGGGTTTCAACCCTGGGATTAAGGTTTTAATGGTTAACCAGCGCTGACCCGAGATCCTGATTCGGAGACGAAGGCGTGACGCCAGCAAGAATACCGAAAAACCAGATTGGAATCCTACGGGATTGGTTCGAGATTACAAATCTCAAACAGCGATGTGAATGGCGATTGGCAGTCTAAATACTGCATTTGGATAGGGATAAGTAATGAGACTTGCGCCAAATATGAGTTCCCCACCAGACACCTCAGAGTGCAGCTTCTGGAGAAGCAGCACAACATGAGAAGCAGCACAACCTGCCTAAATATAACCACTCACGGCTGTGGACCGTGGTCTGTCAACTATGGACCATCTTCCATGGTCTATGGACTATCGTCTATCAACTAAAAAAACTATAAACCATTCAATCAAACTACTCCCTACGCTCCACCAAGATGCTGGGTCACTTGCCCGCACCTTCAAATTTACCAACTGTCACATGGCCCTGCTGTGTCACGCCCTTGCCTTGCAAAACATTAAAAAGTGTCGTAAATAATATCCTCCAGTCCAGCCAAAAACCATGATTGTCCACATACCATACGTCCAACTTGAACTTTCTCTCCCAACTAATGGCATTCCTCCCATTGACCTGGGCCCAACCGGTGACACCCGGGCGCACCTCATGCCTCCTGGACTGCTCCTCTGAATACAAAGTCAGGTACTCCTTCAACAATGGTCTGGGCCCCACCAAACTCATATCCCCCTTTATCACATTGATCAACTGGGGCATCTCATCCAAGGAACTCATTCTAATCACTCTACCTAAGGCTGTAATTCTACAGGAATCTGCTAAGGGCAGCCCATCCTGATCCACTAGATCCCGCATGGTCTTAAACTTGAGAATTCGGAATGGAATATGATCTTTGCCGGGCCTCTCCTGAGAAAAAAATGGATTTCCTCTGTGATGGAAAATCAACAGTACCATCACCAACAAGAAGATGGGGAGAAATATTAAAAACATCAAAAAAGCAAGGATGATGTCCATCGCTCTCTTTATGTACTTCCTGTAAAACACTTACTTAAATGATTTGGCGAGTTCCTTCTTGATAACAGCCAAGATCCTTTCCTGATCTTCCAGTTTGAGATCAGCTGAACTTGGCAGGCACAACCCATTTTCGAAAAGGTTTTGGGCGGTTTTACCACCATAAAACTGGGCATCAGCAAACACCGGCTGCATGTGTAACGGCTTCCAAAGATACCTGCTTTCTATCCCATGTCTGGACAGGGACTTCTGTAAACAAGCTGCATCAAAGCCTAGAATTTCTGAATTAATCAAAATCGCTGTTAGCCAATAATTAGACTGGCTGGAGTCTGGTTCCGTATGGAAACTAATCCCGGGAATGTCTTTGAACAATTCCCTATACCTGGCATTCACCGCTCTACGGCTTTTGACCTGATTCTCCAGCTTCTCCAACTGAGCCAGCCCCACCGCGGCTGCCAGATTATTCATTTTATAATTATAGCCTATCTCTAAATGCTGGTAATACGGCAGGTCTTCCCTGGCCTGGGTAGATAGGTGCCGGGCTTTTTGAAGTATGTTGGTATCATCTGAAATCAGTGCTCCTCCCCCTCCGGTGGTGATGATTTTATTTCCATTGAAGGAATACACACCAATCTGTCCAAAAGTACCGCACATTTCCCCTTCATAGACCGAGCCCACAGCTTCGGCAGCATCCTCCAAAACAGGAATATTATACTTACGGGAAATCTCCAGGATCTCGTTCATTTTAGCTGGCATACCAAAAAGGTGCACCACCACTATGGCCTTAGGCTTTTTTCCATTGGAGATGCGGTTTAAAATTGCATCCTCCAGTAATTCTGGACTGATATTCCAGGTATCGCTTTCTGAGTCCACAAACACAGGTTTGGCGCCCAAGTACACAATGGGATTGGCAGAGGCACAAAAAGTAAAGCTTTGACAGATCACTTCATCTTCAGGACCTATGCCCATCAAAACCATGGCAAGGTGCAGGGCTGAAGTTCCGGAATTGAGCACCACGGACTCATGGGTACGCAACTTGGTATTCAGCTTCCACTCAAACTTCCCAATAAACGCCCCATAGGTAGCCAAGTGACCTGAATCTATGGCCTGTCTGGTGTACAGGGATTCATTACCATTAAAGCTAGGAAAGGACAGGGGTATTTGCTTGTACATGTACTGATTGAGTCAATAACTGTCTAAACTTAGTACATAAATGACAAAAAGCAAACCAGGAACACTGCAGGCCAAAAACAAAAAAAGACCCCAGCGGGGCCTTAACTAAATTTTTTACTCTAATATCCTTCTAATTCAGATTGATCTTGGAACGCTCAAAATCCTTTTTCTCCAGCTTTACCTTTCTTTTTTGACGCTCATTTAAACCACTGATTTCAAGCACCCTAGGCTGTACTGCTACTTTCTTTTTCACATATTTAACAGTGACCTTGTCCAGCCTCAATCCAAGTATAACTGCAAGTCCCACAATTATGGGAAGAGCCAGATTGTCCGAGAAATCTTTTAAAATAAAAATCAAAAAAATAAACACCAACTGCAAAGAACCTAGTATGAAAGTAACTTTATCATGTGTGAAACCCATTCTCATCAGGAAGTGATGCACATGGGATTTGTCCGGAGTCATGGGGCCTTTTCCCTGGGAAATCCTACGGGTAAAAACCCTTCCCATATCGTAGAGGGGAAACATTAAGAGCGCAACCCCGGCAGAGAAGGAAGGTTCAAATTTCCAGGTACTCCCGGAAGGCAGAGCCTGATTCACTTCCATAAAGGCCATCACCAGCGCGCCCATGGTAAAGCCCAAGGTCAGGGAACCGGTATCCCCCATAAAGATCTTAGCAGGATGCCAGTTAAAGGCCAGGAAAGCCAGAATAGCCCCCATAAAGGTAAAGCAGATCAGGGCGTAGCTATCCAGTCCATAATAGAGAAACCAAGCCCCCAGGCAGGAGAAGGTAATCATGGCCATGGTACCGGCCAGTCCATCCAGCCCGTCTATTAAATTAAAGGCATTAGTGAGTGCCAAAAGGGTAAAGGCAGAAAACACATAGCTGAAATACAGGTTCAGTTCCCCTATTCCCAAGAAACCATGAAAATCCCGGATACGGATATCTGATGCTCCTATGACTAGGACTACGGCTATAAGTTGTCCGAGGATTTTCCTACTGGCCTTCAACTCTACTATATCATCTCTAAGACCTACAAAGAACATGATGGTAATCCCCCCAAACAAATAAGTAGGATAATGCTCTGGGTATTCCCAAGCCCAAATAGCCAGAGCGATCATGGAGGCTAAGAAAAAACCTATCCCTCCCATAGAAGGAGTTTTCCCTAAGTGAATACGTCGTCCTCCCGGAGAGTCTGAGACTTGGTAATTATGCAGAAGTTTAATCAGCACTGGAAAAAAGAGAATACCAATCGCAAATGAGGTAAAAAAAGAATACAGAAAAGTCATAGTGTCAGTAAGGTTGGTTAGGAAATCATAGACTAATACGGGTCAAACTTCTATTCCGCTACAACTCTTAGGTAATTTTATAAAAAAAATGGCAAGGTTAATGCCTTAAATTTCTTAAAAACACATAGAAGTAAATATTTTCAGGATAAAATACAATTTTATGTATTTACAAAAATACCGGCCATTTATTTGAAGAAATGACAAAAAATAAGACCTTTACAAAGCCCAAAATAATCAGTAACCAACTTTTTAAGAAAAAACCTACTATAATGACAACTAGAAATGTAGAAAAGCTCCTTGGGTATGATTTCAATTATGATTTATCAGAAAATTACAAAAAGCAAGAACCAGAATTAATTTTTTCCAAACATTTTAACTGGTATAATCTTACATTAAAAAGATTCATTGACCTTATTGGAGCCTTTCTTTTCATGGTTCTGATTGGTTTTTGGCTTTTCCCTCTTGTGGCAATCTTGATTAAAATTGAGTCCCCAGGCCCTGTTTTCTTCAAACAAACCCGCGAAGGAATTTATAACTCGAGATTTAGATGTTATAAATTTAGATCCATGGTAGTCAATAATGAATCGGAAACCAAGCAGGCTACCAAAAACGATCCAAGGATTACGAAAGTGGGTAAGTTTATCCGTAAAACCAGTATAGACGAATTACCTCAAATTTTAAACGTGATTTATGGTAATATGTCACTGGTAGGACCTAGACCTCATCCTGTGAAATTAAATGAAATGAGTGCAGCAGAAATTGTAGGTTTTAGAAATAGGCATTTGGTAAAACCAGGTATAACTGGATTGGCACAAGCCAAGGGGTATAGGGGAGAAACTCAAACTTTCCATTCCATGTATTTCAGGTATAAATTAGATGTGCACTATATTAAGAGTTGGAGTCTGTGGCTTGATTTAAAAATTATCGCTATGACAGCTAGTTCAATTCTCTTTGACAATGAAAACGCGTATTAATCCACCTCATGGAAAAATCCAAAATTCTCATCAAACTAAAGGAAGAGGCGCATATTTCGCGCCTCTTCCTTTAGTTATGATTGTATAGTTCTGTCCAGAATTATTAATTTAGCTCCTATTACTATTTAAAAATGAAAAAGAGATTTAAACTTTTACTGACCACATTTCTACTTGCATTTCAAGGTATGGCGCAGAACATCCCTGTAGGATTTCCTGTGCTAAATGATTATCTCAGGAGGGAGCAGATTTTGGGCAATTTAAACTCTGACTTTTCATTTATTTACAAACCAATCTTAACGGAAAAAGCATTTCCGGAATTTTCAAACCCATATTTAAATGATTCCATACTGGGATATCAATTAGATAAAAACTCTGTTCTTAAGAATAAAAAATTCGCTGTTTCTTTACTCCCAATTCAAATGATTAGTATGTATAATACTGATCACCCGTATAATTGGGGGCATGGAGCCATTCTTCCAGCGAAAGGCTTTCAAACGCTTATTTCTGGAGGGCTTCATTTAAAATGGGGAAAGCTTAGTGCCCAACTATACCCTCAATTCCATTATGCACAAAATCTAAAGTTTGAAGAGTATCCGGAAAATGCTCCTAATGAGTATTTTCAATATTTACGTAGAAGTTTAAATGGAATTGATCAGCCGGTCAGATTTGGACAAGATCCTATCACAAGGATTTTGCCAGGAAATTCCAATATTAGCCTTAACCTCGGCGGTATTGCTTTGGGTGTATCCACCGAAAATATATGGATTGGTCCAGGACAGAATAATTCCTTATTAATGACTGACAATGCGGAGGGTTTTTTACACTTTAAGTTAAATACTACTCGCCCATTAAAAACATTTGCCGGTAATTTTGAAGGTAATTATTGGATAGGAAAACTAGAAGGATCAAACTTTCCTCACTTTAGTGATGGTAGCTATAATGAGCTCCTTTCAAAAAAAGAGGATGACTGGAGATATTTCACTGGATTATCAATCAGTTACTCTCCTATTTTCCTACCTAATCTTTATTTAGGTGCAACGAGGGCATTTCAGGTTTACAGAGGTGACATGAGAAACAATTTCAGAGCTTTCTTCCCATTTTTTGCCCCATTGCCAAAAGAAGGAGAAGGGATATTGGAAAATGTTGAACTTCGTGAGGATCAAAATGTAGGAATATTTGGAAGATACCTTGTTCCGAAAGCCAATTTCGAATTCTACTTCGAGTATTCCAGAAATGATCATCCCTTTAATTGGAGAGATCTGATTTTAAACATAGAACATAGTAGAGGATATTTACTTGGTTTTAGTAAGTATATCAAACTTAATGATCAAAATACGATAGGCATCATTGGAGAAATGACCCAGACTAAATTCAGTATTAACAATACCATTAGATGGGGAGAAGGTATAGATAATGGATTAGGTCTATATGATAACTATCAAGTAAAGCACGGTTTTACATATAAAGGAGAGAACTTAGGCGCAGGTACTGGCGTGAGTGGAAATGAGTATTCTTTAAAAATTGGACACTTCCAGCGATTTAAAGAAGTATCTTTAGAATTAGAAAGGTTAGAGCGTCATCCCAACTACTATTACTTTGCAATAGGTAAAGGTCTCAATGTAGAAAAATGGGTTGACTATAATTTCAGTCTTAATTATAAAAACACATTTAATAGGCTAGTTTTATCAAGTTCCATCACTTCTATGGTAGTAAAGAATTATAATCATTGGAACAATACTGGTAGCGAAGTTCTATCGGGAAGTCCCGATAAAAGATTCAATATGAATTTGATGATTAATCTTGCCTATTTATTTTAATGTTCCTGAGTTATTGGTTTGTAGTAACACAAACCTTTCGTAGATAGAGTTGTTAGGTTAACAATCCTTGAAACTATTTAGATTCGAAAAAGCAATAAGGGAATCGTTAAATGCTAACAAAAAGCCCTAAAGAACAAAATATATCTTTAGGGCTTTAAGTCTTAGGGTATTACTTTATATATTAGCATACCAAATTCTATGGTTTTCCAATCGCATATACCCTAAAGCCAATTTCCCGAAGTTGTTCATGATCCAGAACATTTCTACCATCAAAGACCTGAGCGGGCTTGAGCATAGAATCATATATCTTTTGCCAATCATACTCCTTAAATTCATCCCATTCTGTTAACACGGCAACTGCATGGGCATCCTTACAGGCCTTATAGGGATCTGATTCTACCTTAAGCAATTCCTTGTTAGCTTCTGGTTTACGTGTAGTCAGGTAATCCAGATCCGCATACATCTGCCGTGCCTTTACTTTCGGGTCATATACGTGGATATACGCATTTTCACTCAACAGATGATCAGCCACATAAATGGCTGCTGACTCCCTAGTATCATTCGTATCCTTTTTAAAAGCCCAACCCAAGAAAGCTATCTTTTTACCACTTACGGTGTTATATAAAGACTTGATGATTTTCTTGGCAAACCTCC
This genomic window from Algoriphagus sp. TR-M9 contains:
- a CDS encoding sugar transferase is translated as MFYRKYIKRAMDIILAFLMFLIFLPIFLLVMVLLIFHHRGNPFFSQERPGKDHIPFRILKFKTMRDLVDQDGLPLADSCRITALGRVIRMSSLDEMPQLINVIKGDMSLVGPRPLLKEYLTLYSEEQSRRHEVRPGVTGWAQVNGRNAISWERKFKLDVWYVDNHGFWLDWRILFTTLFNVLQGKGVTQQGHVTVGKFEGAGK
- a CDS encoding aminotransferase class I/II-fold pyridoxal phosphate-dependent enzyme, encoding MYKQIPLSFPSFNGNESLYTRQAIDSGHLATYGAFIGKFEWKLNTKLRTHESVVLNSGTSALHLAMVLMGIGPEDEVICQSFTFCASANPIVYLGAKPVFVDSESDTWNISPELLEDAILNRISNGKKPKAIVVVHLFGMPAKMNEILEISRKYNIPVLEDAAEAVGSVYEGEMCGTFGQIGVYSFNGNKIITTGGGGALISDDTNILQKARHLSTQAREDLPYYQHLEIGYNYKMNNLAAAVGLAQLEKLENQVKSRRAVNARYRELFKDIPGISFHTEPDSSQSNYWLTAILINSEILGFDAACLQKSLSRHGIESRYLWKPLHMQPVFADAQFYGGKTAQNLFENGLCLPSSADLKLEDQERILAVIKKELAKSFK
- a CDS encoding glycosyltransferase family 4 protein; this encodes MTFLYSFFTSFAIGILFFPVLIKLLHNYQVSDSPGGRRIHLGKTPSMGGIGFFLASMIALAIWAWEYPEHYPTYLFGGITIMFFVGLRDDIVELKASRKILGQLIAVVLVIGASDIRIRDFHGFLGIGELNLYFSYVFSAFTLLALTNAFNLIDGLDGLAGTMAMITFSCLGAWFLYYGLDSYALICFTFMGAILAFLAFNWHPAKIFMGDTGSLTLGFTMGALVMAFMEVNQALPSGSTWKFEPSFSAGVALLMFPLYDMGRVFTRRISQGKGPMTPDKSHVHHFLMRMGFTHDKVTFILGSLQLVFIFLIFILKDFSDNLALPIIVGLAVILGLRLDKVTVKYVKKKVAVQPRVLEISGLNERQKRKVKLEKKDFERSKINLN
- a CDS encoding sugar transferase — protein: MTTRNVEKLLGYDFNYDLSENYKKQEPELIFSKHFNWYNLTLKRFIDLIGAFLFMVLIGFWLFPLVAILIKIESPGPVFFKQTREGIYNSRFRCYKFRSMVVNNESETKQATKNDPRITKVGKFIRKTSIDELPQILNVIYGNMSLVGPRPHPVKLNEMSAAEIVGFRNRHLVKPGITGLAQAKGYRGETQTFHSMYFRYKLDVHYIKSWSLWLDLKIIAMTASSILFDNENAY
- a CDS encoding capsule assembly Wzi family protein, which gives rise to MKKRFKLLLTTFLLAFQGMAQNIPVGFPVLNDYLRREQILGNLNSDFSFIYKPILTEKAFPEFSNPYLNDSILGYQLDKNSVLKNKKFAVSLLPIQMISMYNTDHPYNWGHGAILPAKGFQTLISGGLHLKWGKLSAQLYPQFHYAQNLKFEEYPENAPNEYFQYLRRSLNGIDQPVRFGQDPITRILPGNSNISLNLGGIALGVSTENIWIGPGQNNSLLMTDNAEGFLHFKLNTTRPLKTFAGNFEGNYWIGKLEGSNFPHFSDGSYNELLSKKEDDWRYFTGLSISYSPIFLPNLYLGATRAFQVYRGDMRNNFRAFFPFFAPLPKEGEGILENVELREDQNVGIFGRYLVPKANFEFYFEYSRNDHPFNWRDLILNIEHSRGYLLGFSKYIKLNDQNTIGIIGEMTQTKFSINNTIRWGEGIDNGLGLYDNYQVKHGFTYKGENLGAGTGVSGNEYSLKIGHFQRFKEVSLELERLERHPNYYYFAIGKGLNVEKWVDYNFSLNYKNTFNRLVLSSSITSMVVKNYNHWNNTGSEVLSGSPDKRFNMNLMINLAYLF